One genomic window of Acidobacteriota bacterium includes the following:
- the hflX gene encoding GTPase HflX has product MADRPTRGAAKPVVNPSEKQERAFLVGVEFRTRGRGAGKVSAAAITPGAQAARDQAANSDPSSLPADSPEFNWEDSLDELRSLAVSAGAQITGEFTQHRDRPEPATLVGKGKLEEIAGAAASVSADVILFDHDLSPSQQRNIERIVNTRVIDRTQLILDIFAKHARTREGQLQVELAQLEYMLPRLAGRGIEMSQLGGGIGTRGPGETQLETDKRKIYRRVRHVKQQLEDVRRIRAQQRQRRESVPVATIALVGYTNAGKSTLFNVLTKSDVVASSRMFATLDPTIRGVTLPTKRKVLFSDTVGFIRQLPHTLVSAFRATLEEVQRATLILHVSDANSPISAEQDAQVESVLKELEADKKPRLHVMNKVDLLLPKQRESLRDDEHTVHVSAVKGIGLGTLLDRIDDMLEEDRPARVRLRIPQEEGKALSQLEARARIYSRTYHDGLVELDAEAPDSLLRGMKQWMV; this is encoded by the coding sequence CGAAGCCGGTTGTGAACCCTTCCGAGAAGCAGGAGCGCGCCTTCCTGGTGGGGGTTGAATTCCGCACGCGGGGTCGCGGCGCTGGAAAGGTAAGCGCTGCGGCGATCACGCCGGGAGCGCAGGCGGCCCGCGATCAAGCTGCGAACTCAGATCCCTCGAGCTTGCCCGCGGATTCTCCCGAGTTCAATTGGGAAGACTCTCTGGACGAACTCCGCAGCCTGGCGGTCAGCGCGGGCGCGCAAATCACAGGAGAATTCACACAGCATCGCGACCGCCCGGAGCCCGCTACGCTCGTCGGCAAGGGAAAGCTGGAAGAAATTGCGGGAGCGGCTGCGTCGGTTTCTGCCGACGTGATCCTTTTCGATCACGATCTCTCTCCATCGCAGCAACGAAACATCGAACGGATCGTGAACACACGCGTTATCGATCGAACGCAACTGATCCTCGACATTTTTGCGAAGCATGCGCGCACGCGTGAAGGTCAGTTGCAGGTTGAGTTGGCCCAGTTGGAATACATGCTTCCACGACTGGCCGGACGTGGCATCGAAATGTCGCAACTTGGCGGCGGCATCGGTACCCGCGGCCCTGGCGAAACACAACTGGAGACCGATAAGCGGAAGATTTACCGGCGCGTGCGGCACGTCAAGCAACAACTCGAGGACGTGCGCCGCATCCGCGCCCAGCAGCGCCAGCGGCGGGAATCGGTTCCGGTCGCTACCATCGCACTGGTTGGATATACGAATGCCGGTAAGTCCACTTTGTTTAATGTGCTTACTAAGTCGGACGTGGTTGCCTCATCGCGCATGTTTGCTACGCTCGATCCAACGATTCGTGGCGTGACGCTTCCCACGAAGCGCAAAGTACTGTTCTCCGACACCGTAGGCTTCATTCGCCAATTGCCGCACACGCTGGTGTCGGCTTTTCGCGCCACCCTCGAAGAGGTACAGCGCGCTACTCTGATTCTGCATGTGTCGGATGCGAACAGCCCCATCTCTGCCGAACAGGACGCCCAGGTTGAGAGTGTCCTCAAGGAACTCGAAGCCGATAAGAAACCGCGGCTCCACGTGATGAACAAAGTTGACTTACTTCTGCCGAAGCAGCGCGAATCCCTGCGAGATGACGAACACACAGTCCATGTGTCTGCTGTTAAGGGAATCGGATTGGGAACTTTGCTCGATCGTATCGATGACATGCTCGAGGAAGATCGCCCGGCTCGCGTACGTTTGCGGATCCCGCAGGAGGAAGGCAAGGCGTTGTCGCAGCTCGAGGCCCGCGCGCGCATCTATTCGCGAACCTACCATGACGGCCTGGTGGAACTGGACGCGGAAGCCCCTGATTCGCTCCTTCGGGGTATGAAGCAATGGATGGTATAG